In Anguilla rostrata isolate EN2019 chromosome 1, ASM1855537v3, whole genome shotgun sequence, a genomic segment contains:
- the wdr20a gene encoding WD repeat-containing protein 20 isoform X2: MYLYNVEHTCGTTAPHYQLLKQGENYAVHTCKSKSTRNPLLKWTVGEGALNEFAFSPDGKFLACVSQDGFLRVFNFDSVELHGTMKSYFGGLLCVCWSPDGKYLVAGGEDDLVTVWSFLDCRVIARGHGHKSWVSVVAFDHYTTSVEESDPMEFSGSDEDFQDQTHFDRDRANSTQSRLSKRNSTESRPVSVTYRFGSVGQDTQLCLWDLTEDILFPHLPLSRTRTHTNVMNATNPPVGVGVGVGVGVGVGVGVGVGVGGSGGGGSGSIVINNNPGTNGNNSGGSTPGNSLPAPLPRSNSLPHSAGTAATANSKSGAADGAVASGVSKFATLSLHDRKERHHEKDHKRNHSMGHISSKSSDKLNLLAKTKTDPAKTLGTTLCPRMEDVPLLEPLICKKIAHERLTVLIFLEDCIVTACQEGFICTWARPGKVGLLSSQNQANSPSGTVV, from the coding sequence ATGTACCTCTACAACGTGGAGCACACGTGCGGCACCACGGCGCCGCACTACCAGCTGCTCAAGCAGGGCGAGAACTACGCCGTGCACACGTGCAAGAGCAAGTCCACACGCAACCCTCTCCTCAAATGGACGGTGGGCGAGGGGGCGCTCAACGAGTTCGCCTTCTCGCCCGACGGCAAGTTCCTGGCCTGCGTCAGCCAGGACGGCTTCCTGCGGGTCTTCAACTTCGACTCGGTGGAGCTCCACGGGACCATGAAGAGCTACTTCGGCGGGCTGCTCTGCGTCTGCTGGAGCCCGGACGGCAAGTACCTGGTCGCGGGCGGCGAGGACGACCTGGTGACCGTCTGGTCGTTCCTGGACTGCCGGGTGATCGCGCGCGGTCACGGACACAAGTCCTGGGTGAGCGTGGTGGCCTTCGACCACTACACGACCAGCGTGGAGGAGAGCGACCCCATGGAGTTCAGTGGCAGCGACGAGGACTTCCAGGACCAAACGCACTTTGACCGCGACCGGGCCAACAGCACGCAGTCCCGGCTGTCCAAGAGGAACTCCACGGAGAGCCGGCCGGTCAGCGTCACGTACCGGTTCGGCTCGGTGGGCCAGGACACGCAGCTGTGCCTGTGGGACCTGACGGAGGACATCCTGTTCCCTCACCTCCCGCTGTCCCGCACGAGAACGCACACCAACGTCATGAATGCCACCAACCCCCccgtgggcgtgggcgtgggagtgggcgtgggcgtgggtgtgggtgtgggcgtgggagtgggagtgggagggagcGGCGGAGGAGGCAGTGGGAGCATCGTCATTAACAACAACCCCGGCACAAACGGCAACAACAGCGGCGGGAGCACGCCCGGCAACTCCCTCCCGGCGCCGTTGCCGCGCTCCAACAGCCTCCCGCACTCGGCGGgcaccgccgccaccgccaaCAGCAAGAGCGGTGCCGCGGACGGCGCCGTGGCGTCGGGGGTCAGCAAGTTCGCCACGCTCTCGCTGCACGACCGCAAGGAGCGTCACCACGAGAAGGACCACAAGCGCAACCACAGCATGGGCCACATCAGCAGCAAGAGCAGCGACAAGCTCAACCTGCTGGCCAAAACCAAAACGGACCCCGCTAAGACCCTGGGGACCACGCTGTGCCCCCGCATGGAAGACGTGCCCTTACTAGAGCCCCTcatctgtaaaaagatagcacATGAAAGACTCACTGTCTTGATATTTTTGGAGGACTGTATAGTCACAGCCTGCCAGGAGGGATTTATTTGCACATGGGCGAGGCCTGGCAAAGTG